A genomic region of Gimesia chilikensis contains the following coding sequences:
- a CDS encoding response regulator — MKVLVVDDIGYSCHYYARLVEKIGFTAVMASSGFEAIKLLQSDNEIHVVLTDLVMSGMDGVDLFQKALQLERYSDHGVVPAPQFILMTAVRPENNAQDRNLQRIKLAKELGFSRIMFKPLDQDELKQELNDMSLNVIHSSNTEVTLDLYSPTQKIRQSVRDIMATDNKEAASEFLEILLEEIANLKEYLKTS; from the coding sequence ATGAAAGTTCTTGTTGTCGATGATATTGGATACTCTTGTCATTATTATGCGCGGCTGGTAGAGAAAATTGGCTTCACAGCGGTGATGGCTTCGTCCGGTTTTGAAGCGATTAAATTACTACAATCTGATAATGAGATTCATGTCGTTCTGACAGACCTTGTGATGAGCGGCATGGATGGTGTCGACCTGTTTCAGAAAGCACTGCAGCTGGAACGTTACTCTGACCATGGCGTCGTCCCTGCACCACAATTTATCCTGATGACCGCTGTACGTCCCGAGAACAATGCCCAGGATCGAAATCTGCAACGGATCAAGCTGGCCAAGGAACTGGGATTCTCTCGGATCATGTTCAAACCCCTGGACCAGGATGAGCTTAAGCAAGAGCTGAATGACATGTCACTGAATGTCATTCATTCTTCCAATACTGAAGTAACTCTCGACCTCTATTCACCCACTCAAAAAATCAGGCAGTCGGTAAGAGATATCATGGCGACTGACAATAAAGAAGCCGCCTCAGAATTCTTAGAAATACTTCTGGAAGAGATCGCCAACCTGAAAGAATATCTCAAAACCTCCTGA
- a CDS encoding trypsin-like peptidase domain-containing protein, which translates to MVRFILFLLVMLSTSCLHAQALAVRTTETNCTPQGCRQLIGTGACAFIGNIADRSVYITAAHNVIQARTIHVGYGGTWWEARVVFKRYEEEIDYAILETQRIPASHCFILSDTQPIDGMEAIAYGYSNGVYNLKSLRARIRVTRRGHCFSRLVAKGDSGGPILVNGQIVGIIKGHDQTHTIYTDSMLIRNKLIDLYGRLPHCHPPVNRKADPASPQQQPESNRNEQFAALESEITRLKQQLTQLKQTQIPVQLIGADGSVKQEQRYQLGQPIKLRFKAVSK; encoded by the coding sequence ATGGTGAGATTCATCCTCTTCCTGCTCGTCATGCTGTCTACATCCTGCCTGCACGCTCAGGCACTCGCTGTCAGAACAACAGAAACAAACTGCACTCCCCAAGGCTGTCGCCAGCTCATCGGCACCGGCGCATGTGCATTCATAGGAAATATCGCGGACCGCTCCGTTTACATTACTGCTGCGCACAATGTCATTCAGGCACGAACCATTCATGTCGGCTATGGTGGAACCTGGTGGGAAGCCCGGGTTGTTTTCAAGCGATATGAAGAGGAGATTGACTATGCCATCCTGGAAACTCAAAGAATTCCCGCGTCACACTGTTTCATACTTTCCGACACTCAACCGATAGATGGAATGGAGGCAATCGCGTACGGATACTCAAACGGAGTTTACAACCTCAAATCCCTGCGAGCCCGCATCCGGGTAACGCGCCGCGGGCACTGCTTTTCCAGACTGGTCGCAAAAGGAGATTCCGGAGGTCCTATTCTTGTCAATGGACAGATCGTAGGCATCATCAAAGGGCATGACCAGACTCACACCATCTACACGGACAGTATGCTGATTCGAAATAAACTCATCGATTTATATGGCAGACTACCGCACTGTCACCCACCCGTGAATCGGAAAGCAGATCCCGCTTCACCCCAGCAACAACCAGAAAGCAATCGCAACGAACAGTTTGCTGCACTGGAGTCCGAGATTACCAGACTGAAACAACAGCTCACCCAACTGAAACAGACTCAGATTCCCGTACAGCTCATCGGTGCAGACGGATCGGTCAAACAGGAACAGCGATATCAACTCGGTCAACCAATCAAATTACGTTTCAAGGCCGTTAGCAAGTGA
- a CDS encoding ParB N-terminal domain-containing protein, which produces MKIKDRIKSFRRIKASQLIPNSRNWRTHPAAQETALRTILNEIGFAAACLVRDCGDGTYELIDGHLRANIAEDTKIPCLISDLTVSEADQVLATFDSITSLAETDQSALNALLESITTESEDLQGLLQNLKSSSPEIPEQESGVDETELLTERFSVLVDCKAEAEQLTLLDYLKSAGYQCRAWIS; this is translated from the coding sequence ATGAAAATCAAAGATCGCATCAAAAGTTTCAGGCGAATTAAAGCATCCCAATTGATCCCTAACTCCCGAAACTGGCGAACCCATCCCGCAGCCCAGGAAACAGCGCTGCGAACCATCTTAAATGAGATTGGATTCGCAGCTGCCTGTCTGGTTCGGGATTGTGGTGACGGAACATACGAATTAATCGACGGTCATCTGCGGGCCAATATCGCCGAAGATACAAAAATCCCCTGCCTGATTTCAGATCTGACAGTCTCAGAGGCAGATCAGGTTCTGGCGACGTTTGACTCGATTACCAGCCTGGCAGAGACTGATCAATCCGCACTCAATGCACTGCTTGAGTCAATTACAACAGAATCAGAAGACCTGCAGGGGTTGCTTCAGAATCTCAAATCCTCATCCCCGGAAATACCTGAGCAGGAATCCGGAGTCGATGAAACCGAACTGCTCACCGAACGATTCTCAGTACTGGTTGATTGCAAAGCTGAAGCGGAGCAACTCACACTTCTGGACTATTTGAAATCAGCAGGTTATCAATGTCGCGCCTGGATCTCATAA
- a CDS encoding ABC transporter ATP-binding protein: MSRLDLIRESPIVRTPRVMQLEGMFGLAAETRSREQWSVELPLSERPWNIGLIVGPSGCGKTTIARELFQDQFVDDFDWPSEKCIIDGFPQKMGIKEITSLLSSVGFSSPPGWLRPYHVLSNGEQFRVRMARALAELSQLVVIDEFTSVIDRTIARTGSCAIAKTVRRRDQQLVAVACHYDIIDWLNPDWIYQPALDDFQWRCERQSRPSISLRIVNVHRDAWHLFRKHHYLDASLHQAANCFVALVEEQPAAFTAVMYFPHPKSPSYREHRTVCLPDFQGVGIGNALSEYVASLYSCKHSYTSVTGHPAMIRHRARSPLWKMTRRPSTVQRQTGFEKQRKQVITSSRGRLTASFQYIGPSRQRDAQRFGLI, from the coding sequence ATGTCGCGCCTGGATCTCATAAGAGAATCACCGATTGTTCGAACTCCGCGTGTAATGCAGCTGGAAGGGATGTTCGGACTCGCAGCAGAAACCCGCAGTCGTGAACAGTGGTCTGTGGAACTTCCACTTTCCGAGCGTCCCTGGAACATCGGTCTGATCGTAGGCCCCTCCGGGTGTGGCAAGACGACCATCGCCAGGGAACTGTTTCAAGATCAGTTCGTCGATGATTTCGACTGGCCCAGCGAGAAGTGCATTATCGATGGCTTCCCGCAAAAGATGGGCATCAAAGAAATCACCAGTCTGCTCTCATCAGTTGGATTCTCATCTCCTCCCGGTTGGCTTCGTCCGTATCATGTGTTGTCCAACGGAGAGCAATTTCGTGTCAGAATGGCTCGGGCCCTGGCGGAACTCTCCCAACTGGTCGTAATTGATGAATTCACTTCCGTCATCGATCGCACGATCGCACGCACTGGCAGCTGTGCGATCGCCAAAACAGTTCGTCGTCGTGATCAACAACTGGTCGCGGTGGCCTGCCATTATGATATTATCGACTGGCTGAATCCTGACTGGATTTACCAGCCGGCACTGGATGATTTCCAATGGAGGTGCGAAAGGCAATCACGGCCCTCAATCTCCCTTAGAATTGTTAACGTGCATCGAGATGCGTGGCACCTGTTCCGCAAACATCACTATTTAGACGCTTCCCTTCATCAGGCTGCCAATTGTTTTGTGGCACTTGTTGAAGAACAACCAGCTGCTTTCACAGCTGTGATGTATTTTCCACACCCAAAATCCCCTTCCTACCGGGAGCACCGCACGGTCTGTCTACCGGATTTTCAGGGAGTGGGCATCGGAAATGCTTTGAGCGAGTATGTGGCATCGCTATACAGTTGCAAGCACAGTTACACAAGTGTCACCGGCCATCCCGCAATGATCCGTCACCGGGCCCGCTCTCCCCTTTGGAAAATGACCAGGAGACCATCCACGGTTCAGAGGCAGACTGGTTTTGAGAAGCAGCGAAAACAAGTCATCACTTCAAGTCGTGGCAGGTTGACCGCCAGCTTTCAGTACATTGGCCCTTCACGGCAGAGAGATGCACAACGCTTCGGGCTAATTTGA
- a CDS encoding PIG-L deacetylase family protein, translated as MKIDFDQERILAVVAHPDDAELLCAGTLARANQEGAAVGICVMCQGDKGQPDPPVENLTEVRQHEMRAAAELIGAELFFGGSPDGALFDSLEQRRQLTEIIRQFTPTLVLAHSQSDYHADHRAASVITEAATWFSASAGYKTESPALMQPPVLWWMDTVNMSQFDPHFYIDVSSFVETKVAMLNCHQSQLQRGKDASFSPLQDLMLQQCVARGAQSGVASAEAFRSHTAWKRCAAW; from the coding sequence ATGAAGATTGATTTTGATCAGGAACGGATTCTGGCCGTGGTGGCGCATCCTGACGATGCAGAACTGCTCTGTGCAGGCACTCTGGCACGGGCCAATCAGGAGGGGGCCGCAGTTGGCATCTGTGTCATGTGCCAGGGTGACAAAGGTCAGCCTGATCCTCCTGTAGAGAATCTGACTGAAGTACGTCAGCATGAAATGCGAGCGGCTGCGGAGTTGATTGGGGCAGAGCTGTTTTTCGGAGGCAGTCCGGACGGGGCTCTGTTCGACAGTCTGGAACAACGTCGTCAACTGACTGAAATAATCCGCCAGTTTACACCAACCCTGGTGCTTGCTCACTCACAGAGTGACTATCATGCAGATCATCGAGCTGCTTCTGTGATTACCGAGGCAGCGACCTGGTTCAGTGCATCGGCGGGATACAAAACCGAGTCTCCTGCTTTAATGCAACCACCGGTTCTCTGGTGGATGGATACTGTGAATATGTCTCAGTTTGATCCTCATTTTTATATCGATGTCAGTTCTTTTGTTGAAACCAAGGTCGCGATGTTGAATTGTCATCAGAGTCAGCTGCAGCGAGGCAAAGATGCCAGCTTTTCACCTCTGCAGGACCTCATGTTGCAGCAGTGCGTTGCCCGCGGCGCACAGTCCGGTGTCGCGTCTGCGGAAGCGTTTCGCAGTCATACGGCCTGGAAACGTTGTGCTGCCTGGTGA
- a CDS encoding glucosamine-6-phosphate isomerase: MSAQFPDYLQVTPDEIAQGTNVKFSVVKDMPAVAEHMAHAMLSVIERAREAGRQPTLIVPVGPVDQYPVLAEILNQRQYSIQDVMLINMDEYLTDDDQWVDITHPLSFRGYMNRKFYDLVNPELAPLPENRICPDPNDVGAIQRAIDQRGGVDACFGGIGINGHMAFNEPPEPGEEISAEEFAAYPTRNLNLTRETRTINSVTVGGEISIIPWRAVTVGMKEILAARELHFYCNRLWQSSVVRRVLHGPVSSACPASLLRTHSDVSMTVAEYVSELPDIRLR; encoded by the coding sequence ATGTCCGCACAATTTCCGGATTACCTGCAGGTTACCCCTGATGAAATAGCCCAGGGAACAAATGTTAAATTCTCCGTGGTCAAAGATATGCCTGCCGTAGCTGAGCATATGGCCCATGCGATGTTGAGTGTGATCGAGCGGGCCCGGGAAGCGGGCCGTCAGCCAACATTGATTGTACCCGTTGGTCCCGTTGATCAGTATCCCGTGCTGGCCGAGATTCTGAATCAGCGGCAGTATTCCATTCAGGATGTGATGCTGATCAATATGGATGAATATCTGACCGATGATGATCAGTGGGTCGACATCACACACCCCCTGAGCTTTCGCGGTTATATGAATCGGAAGTTTTATGATCTGGTGAATCCTGAACTCGCGCCACTACCCGAGAATCGTATCTGTCCGGATCCGAATGATGTGGGTGCCATCCAGCGGGCTATCGACCAGCGGGGTGGTGTGGATGCCTGTTTTGGTGGAATCGGAATTAATGGCCACATGGCTTTCAACGAACCTCCAGAACCGGGTGAAGAGATTTCTGCTGAAGAATTTGCTGCCTATCCCACACGGAATCTGAATCTGACACGAGAGACGAGAACCATCAATTCGGTTACGGTAGGGGGCGAGATTTCAATTATTCCCTGGCGTGCCGTCACCGTCGGGATGAAAGAAATCCTGGCGGCCCGGGAACTGCACTTTTACTGCAACCGTCTCTGGCAGAGTTCGGTTGTCCGCCGTGTTTTACATGGCCCTGTCAGCAGTGCCTGTCCCGCATCACTGCTGAGAACGCACTCGGATGTATCAATGACGGTCGCGGAGTATGTGTCAGAGTTGCCTGATATCCGTTTGCGATAA
- a CDS encoding transaldolase family protein, producing MKLFLDSAITEEIRHGLEYWDLDGLTTNPKHIKSSGKPFLKVIEEIAELFAGTDKPVSVEVNPHITDWEQIVEEGTKLAQMSPNFVIKVGASEGGFKAIRELTSQNIRTNATLIFSVAQAWHAARAGASFISPFMGWKETYGDSATTFIMEVAEMLERHEYESEIIAAAIRNGRQIADVAIAGAHCVTAGLGVYQDSMQNPYTVHGEKVFQNAWDETPHE from the coding sequence ATGAAATTGTTTCTGGACAGCGCCATCACTGAGGAGATCAGACACGGACTCGAATACTGGGATCTGGATGGCCTGACAACCAACCCCAAACATATCAAAAGTTCGGGCAAACCGTTTTTAAAGGTGATCGAGGAAATCGCAGAGCTTTTTGCCGGCACTGATAAACCGGTCAGTGTCGAAGTCAATCCACATATCACTGATTGGGAACAGATTGTCGAAGAAGGCACTAAGCTGGCGCAAATGTCCCCCAACTTCGTAATTAAAGTGGGGGCCAGTGAAGGTGGATTTAAAGCGATTCGTGAATTGACGAGCCAGAACATTCGAACGAACGCCACCCTGATCTTTTCCGTGGCGCAGGCCTGGCATGCAGCCCGGGCCGGAGCTTCTTTTATCAGCCCCTTTATGGGCTGGAAAGAAACCTATGGTGACTCAGCAACTACCTTCATTATGGAAGTTGCCGAAATGCTGGAGCGTCACGAGTACGAATCAGAAATCATTGCAGCTGCAATTCGCAATGGTCGACAGATTGCCGACGTCGCCATTGCCGGCGCTCACTGCGTCACCGCGGGGCTTGGAGTCTATCAGGACAGCATGCAAAATCCCTATACGGTCCATGGCGAGAAAGTCTTTCAAAATGCCTGGGATGAGACTCCTCACGAATAA
- a CDS encoding sulfatase-like hydrolase/transferase, with the protein MRSAKIDTAKIIRLWLFLVCLPAANFSLLIESASATEPKSQKPNVILIFTDDQGSIDVNCYGSKDLITPHMDSIANQGIRFTQFYASAPVCSPSRAGMLTGRFPRRAGVPGNVSSHHGKSGMPPEQVTIAEMMRQAGYQTAHVGKWHLGYTPETMPNGQGFDRSFGHMGGCIDNYSHFFYWNGPNRHDLWENGKEVWHDGEFFPDLMVKQCQNIIKEPHEKPFFLYWAINVPHYPLQGKDKWRKKYAHLESPRDKYAAFVSTMDDCIGEVLQTLKENGLRENTIVIFQSDHGHSTEERTFGGGGNAGPYRGAKFSLFEGGIRVPAMISWPGTIAEGEVRSQLATGCDWLPTIADLTGASLPRHKLDGKSLKAVIESAEAPSPHDNFYWQIGKSWAIRDGDWKLLGHPRDTSNQAPLSKEDQLFLVNLSQDIGEKKNLAKQYPEKVEQLKQIYENYLLSLTD; encoded by the coding sequence ATGCGCTCAGCGAAGATAGACACAGCAAAAATCATTCGTCTGTGGCTGTTTCTGGTTTGTCTGCCGGCTGCCAACTTCAGTCTGCTCATTGAAAGTGCATCGGCCACCGAGCCAAAGTCACAAAAGCCCAATGTCATCCTCATCTTTACCGATGATCAGGGATCAATTGATGTAAACTGCTATGGCTCCAAGGACCTGATCACTCCCCACATGGATTCTATTGCCAATCAGGGAATTCGCTTCACCCAGTTCTATGCCTCGGCCCCTGTCTGTTCTCCCTCCCGGGCAGGTATGCTGACCGGCCGATTCCCAAGACGAGCCGGAGTTCCAGGAAATGTCTCTTCACATCATGGCAAGAGCGGTATGCCGCCGGAACAGGTGACGATTGCAGAAATGATGCGGCAGGCGGGATATCAGACGGCCCATGTCGGCAAGTGGCACCTGGGATATACTCCCGAAACCATGCCCAACGGACAGGGCTTTGACCGTTCATTCGGACACATGGGTGGCTGTATCGACAATTATTCTCACTTCTTCTACTGGAATGGTCCGAACCGACACGATCTCTGGGAAAACGGCAAAGAGGTCTGGCACGACGGCGAATTCTTTCCCGATCTGATGGTCAAACAATGTCAGAATATCATCAAAGAACCGCACGAAAAACCGTTCTTTCTATACTGGGCCATTAATGTGCCCCACTACCCGTTACAGGGGAAAGACAAATGGCGTAAAAAATACGCACACCTCGAATCCCCCCGTGATAAATACGCGGCCTTCGTTTCCACCATGGACGACTGCATCGGCGAGGTGTTACAGACTCTGAAAGAAAACGGATTGCGTGAAAACACGATTGTTATTTTTCAATCCGATCATGGACATTCTACTGAAGAGCGCACATTCGGAGGGGGTGGTAATGCGGGCCCGTATCGAGGGGCCAAGTTCAGTCTGTTCGAAGGTGGCATCCGGGTACCCGCCATGATTTCCTGGCCGGGTACGATTGCGGAAGGAGAAGTTCGTTCTCAACTGGCAACTGGCTGTGACTGGTTACCAACAATTGCTGACCTGACCGGTGCCTCACTCCCCAGGCACAAACTAGATGGAAAAAGCCTGAAAGCTGTAATCGAATCGGCTGAAGCTCCCAGCCCGCACGACAATTTCTACTGGCAGATTGGCAAAAGCTGGGCCATCCGCGACGGAGACTGGAAACTGCTGGGCCATCCCCGAGACACCAGTAATCAGGCTCCCTTAAGCAAGGAAGATCAGCTCTTCCTGGTAAATCTCTCCCAGGATATCGGCGAAAAAAAGAATCTGGCCAAACAGTATCCGGAGAAGGTTGAACAACTCAAACAGATCTACGAGAACTATCTACTATCCCTGACTGACTGA
- a CDS encoding GspE/PulE family protein: protein MSDTPANTENKNEGRQQALQAELRELIDVVGPGPLVDLLMERAFQLQATDIHLDPLEDGLRLRLRVDGMLHDIIQLPKEAAASVISRLKLAANMDITERRLAQDGHINNQTLQNRRDIRVGSGPTIHGERLVLRLMPDHKRFTHFNELGLSEAQTSEITKYCTAPYGMILSVGPVGSGKSTSIYSCLDYLNQTEMSLATIEDPVERRIEGVNQIQIDPKIGFSFAEALRGVLRQDPNVIMVGEIRDSETAHIAVRAGLTGIRVLSTLHSNDAVAAIDVFREFGIPSMFITDSLQGIISQRLVRCICEKCRAPYQPDSGACEYLGVNSDQLAESKIAMGAGCDHCFQTGYLGRTGIFETLGVRGELREAILRGATQTEILRLASENGMTTMEESGKAKVLEGITTVQELHRVLV, encoded by the coding sequence ATGTCAGATACTCCTGCGAATACCGAGAACAAAAATGAAGGGCGGCAACAGGCACTCCAGGCCGAGCTGCGGGAACTGATTGACGTTGTAGGGCCCGGCCCGCTGGTTGACTTACTGATGGAGCGTGCTTTTCAACTCCAGGCGACCGACATTCATTTAGATCCCCTCGAAGACGGATTAAGACTTCGATTAAGGGTCGACGGGATGTTGCACGATATCATCCAGCTTCCCAAGGAAGCGGCAGCATCCGTGATTTCCCGTCTCAAGCTGGCTGCCAATATGGATATTACAGAACGGCGGCTGGCCCAGGACGGACACATTAATAACCAGACTCTGCAGAACCGTCGCGATATTCGTGTCGGTTCTGGTCCCACCATCCACGGGGAGCGGCTGGTGCTACGACTCATGCCGGATCACAAACGTTTTACACATTTTAACGAACTCGGTCTCAGTGAAGCTCAGACTTCTGAAATCACCAAATATTGTACAGCTCCGTATGGGATGATTCTGAGTGTCGGACCGGTCGGTTCCGGAAAAAGCACCTCCATTTACAGTTGCCTGGATTATCTTAACCAGACCGAAATGAGTCTGGCGACGATTGAAGATCCGGTCGAACGACGTATTGAAGGGGTGAACCAGATTCAGATAGATCCCAAAATCGGGTTCAGTTTTGCCGAGGCGCTCCGTGGGGTTTTGCGTCAGGATCCGAATGTGATCATGGTGGGAGAAATTCGAGATTCCGAGACTGCACATATTGCTGTGCGGGCAGGGCTGACGGGGATTCGTGTCCTCTCGACTTTGCATTCCAACGACGCCGTGGCGGCGATCGATGTTTTCCGAGAATTCGGGATTCCTTCCATGTTCATCACTGACAGTTTGCAGGGAATTATTTCTCAAAGACTTGTTCGTTGCATCTGCGAGAAATGTCGGGCTCCCTACCAGCCGGACTCAGGAGCATGTGAATATCTGGGGGTCAATTCGGATCAGCTGGCCGAATCCAAAATCGCAATGGGAGCGGGCTGTGATCATTGTTTCCAGACGGGGTACCTGGGGCGAACGGGGATCTTTGAAACTCTGGGAGTGCGTGGAGAACTGAGAGAAGCGATCCTGAGGGGGGCGACACAGACTGAAATCTTGCGACTTGCTTCCGAGAATGGCATGACGACGATGGAAGAATCTGGAAAAGCCAAGGTTCTGGAAGGGATTACCACGGTCCAGGAACTGCACCGGGTCCTCGTTTGA
- a CDS encoding STAS domain-containing protein: MATEEVPYHITAVNDHLKVQLLPELNESAWDELESLGDTLLTEVKNQQSPSVIIDLTRLDFINSSLVAIVIQVWKLVDEQGGKTAILNTSEMVEEVLNISGLKKVWFITPSEEDAVAHLSQAVKQERIERRRTFSMPILLGIVAVLSAVACFALYISDTLTLDPKIALGATISFSLAGLLLGATALKDRRKNLRILGVVVLISSLVLGGLGLFKLI; encoded by the coding sequence ATGGCTACCGAAGAAGTTCCCTATCATATCACTGCCGTCAATGACCATCTCAAGGTGCAATTGTTACCGGAATTGAACGAGTCCGCCTGGGATGAGCTGGAATCTCTCGGTGACACATTGCTGACGGAAGTCAAAAATCAGCAGTCCCCCAGCGTCATCATTGATCTGACCAGATTGGATTTTATTAATAGTTCTTTGGTGGCAATCGTGATCCAGGTTTGGAAGCTGGTAGATGAGCAGGGGGGAAAAACCGCCATCCTTAATACCAGTGAGATGGTCGAAGAGGTTTTAAATATCTCCGGTCTCAAGAAGGTCTGGTTCATCACCCCTTCTGAAGAGGATGCTGTCGCGCATCTGAGCCAGGCTGTTAAACAAGAGCGAATCGAGCGTCGCCGTACATTTTCAATGCCGATACTGCTGGGCATTGTCGCAGTGCTTTCCGCTGTGGCCTGTTTTGCGTTATACATCAGCGACACCCTGACCCTGGATCCGAAAATCGCGTTAGGGGCCACGATCTCCTTTTCTCTGGCAGGATTGCTCCTGGGGGCAACAGCACTCAAAGATCGTCGAAAGAATTTACGGATTCTCGGGGTGGTTGTCTTGATCAGCAGTCTGGTTTTGGGAGGACTTGGCCTCTTTAAACTGATTTAA
- a CDS encoding rhodanese-like domain-containing protein: MGKNHSQRFLDIVNDAKSRVTECTVQDVQTRKQAGDEFHLIDVREDHEFQAARIPGAIHLGKGIIERDIERAFPDTSTTLILYCGGGFRSALAADNLQKMGYTQVISMDGGFSGWKNAGYAIESGS, encoded by the coding sequence ATGGGTAAAAATCATTCTCAACGTTTTCTGGATATCGTGAATGATGCGAAATCAAGAGTGACCGAGTGCACTGTGCAAGATGTGCAGACACGTAAGCAAGCGGGCGATGAGTTTCACCTCATTGATGTACGTGAAGATCATGAATTTCAGGCAGCACGCATTCCTGGCGCTATTCATCTCGGGAAGGGGATCATCGAACGCGATATCGAGCGGGCATTCCCAGATACCTCTACCACATTGATTTTGTACTGTGGTGGCGGCTTTCGCTCTGCTCTGGCTGCAGATAACCTGCAAAAAATGGGATACACTCAAGTGATCTCAATGGACGGTGGGTTCAGCGGATGGAAGAATGCCGGTTATGCGATCGAGTCAGGTTCATAA
- a CDS encoding alpha/beta fold hydrolase, whose protein sequence is MSQQKLEQNVNGIRMQVSIAGEGPPLLLVHGFPLSHRMWQAQIAHFQQQYTVIAPDLRGFGGSDVTVGTVSMKQHAEDLKELLAQLEVGEPVNFCGLSMGGYIAWEFWRHFPEKLKTLILCDTRSDADTEEGISNRLKMVDLVLRHGPEAVASAMIPNLLSKTSRDLYPEIAQDLIAEIEAADPEGIAASQRGMAERDDFLGILDQIQIPALLIVGSDDVLTPPDIMQEMAVRLPEASCREIPRVGHMAPLEAAEEVNQAMEEFLAVAR, encoded by the coding sequence ATGAGCCAGCAGAAGCTAGAGCAAAATGTAAATGGGATTCGCATGCAGGTTAGTATCGCCGGGGAAGGGCCACCTCTGCTGCTGGTGCATGGATTTCCGTTAAGTCATCGAATGTGGCAGGCTCAGATTGCCCATTTTCAGCAGCAGTATACTGTCATCGCTCCTGATCTGAGAGGCTTCGGCGGATCAGATGTCACGGTCGGAACGGTAAGTATGAAACAACACGCTGAAGATCTGAAGGAACTACTTGCGCAACTGGAAGTCGGTGAGCCTGTTAATTTCTGTGGCCTTTCCATGGGAGGGTATATTGCCTGGGAGTTCTGGAGGCACTTTCCGGAAAAACTGAAAACATTGATTCTCTGCGATACCCGTTCCGATGCAGATACCGAAGAGGGGATCAGCAATCGGTTAAAAATGGTCGATCTGGTGTTACGCCATGGCCCCGAAGCTGTCGCTTCAGCAATGATCCCCAATCTGTTGAGTAAGACATCACGAGACTTGTACCCGGAGATTGCGCAGGATCTGATTGCAGAAATCGAAGCAGCAGATCCTGAAGGGATTGCTGCCAGCCAGCGAGGTATGGCGGAGCGTGATGATTTTCTGGGTATACTTGATCAAATTCAGATTCCCGCATTACTCATCGTCGGCAGTGACGATGTCCTGACACCTCCGGATATCATGCAGGAAATGGCTGTAAGGCTCCCAGAGGCCAGCTGTCGTGAAATTCCACGAGTGGGGCATATGGCCCCTCTGGAAGCGGCAGAAGAGGTCAATCAGGCGATGGAAGAATTCTTAGCTGTTGCCAGGTAG
- a CDS encoding TlpA family protein disulfide reductase has product MSNSSAKKDFLIALALVVTGAVIFSSWFAFRLPESTLPEGGMAQLKVGTEAPPIQAAGWVNGDPHQDDYLKGKVIVVDAWATWCGPCRMAAPHLVEVHEKFKDQNVAFVGLTSDGEDLLPVIQEWLDETGITWPNGYGAIDSLLAFKAEFIPQVWVIGTDGKVVWNVDSERTESLEEGIARALKLAQQ; this is encoded by the coding sequence ATGTCCAATTCCAGCGCTAAAAAAGATTTCCTGATTGCCCTGGCTCTGGTTGTCACCGGAGCTGTCATCTTTTCTTCCTGGTTCGCGTTCCGTTTGCCGGAGTCAACCTTACCCGAAGGGGGTATGGCCCAGTTGAAGGTGGGAACCGAGGCCCCTCCCATTCAAGCAGCAGGCTGGGTGAATGGTGACCCTCATCAGGACGACTACCTTAAGGGGAAAGTGATTGTTGTTGATGCATGGGCGACCTGGTGTGGTCCCTGTCGAATGGCAGCACCGCATCTGGTGGAGGTGCATGAGAAATTCAAAGATCAAAATGTGGCGTTTGTCGGTTTAACCTCCGATGGTGAAGATCTGCTTCCCGTAATTCAGGAGTGGCTGGACGAAACGGGAATCACGTGGCCCAATGGATACGGGGCAATTGATTCTCTGCTTGCTTTCAAGGCAGAATTTATCCCACAGGTCTGGGTGATCGGTACGGACGGAAAAGTGGTCTGGAATGTTGACTCAGAGAGAACTGAATCTCTGGAAGAGGGAATCGCACGCGCTTTAAAACTGGCGCAACAGTGA